The Stenotrophomonas sp. ASS1 genome segment CCCGTTCCTGCCGGGCAAGCTGGGTGACAACGGCCCGGTCGGCATGGTCAGCGCGGCCAGCTTCGGCAGCGCCTCGATCCTGCCGATCAGCTGGATGTACATCGCGATGATGGGCCGCGACGGCCTGCGCAAGGCCACCCAGGTCGCGCAGCTCAACGCCAACTACATCGCCAAGCGCCTGGCCCCGCACTTCAAGACCCTGTACACCGGCCGCAACGGCCTGGTGGCACACGAGTGCATCCTGGACGTGCGCCCGCTGGAGAAGACCAGCGGCATCGGCGCCGAGGACGTGGCCAAGCGCCTGATCGACTTCGGCTTCCACGCCCCGACCCTGAGCTTCCCGGTGGCGGGCACGCTGATGGTCGAGCCGACCGAGAGCGAATCGCTGCACGAGCTGGACCGCTTCATCGACGCGATGATCCAGATCCGCGAGGAAATCACCGCGATCGAAGACGGCCGCCTGGACCGCGAGGACAACCCGCTGAAGAACGCGCCGCATACCGCGACCGCGGTGACCGCCAGCGAGTGGACCCACGCCTACCCGCGCGAACTGGCTGCGTTCCCGCTGCCGAGCCTGAAGCTGCAGAAGTACTGGCCGCCGGTGGCGCGCGTCGACAACGTGTACGGCGACAAGAACGTGATGTGCGCCTGCATCCCGGTCGATGCCTACAAGGATGATGAAGTCGAGGCGTGATTCCTCGCTGCATCGGTAAACAGAACGGCCCGCGCAAGCGGGCCGTTTTCATAAGCGCGTGTGGACCAAGGTCCACACCCACAAACATCCGATCACGGATCCGGCATCTGCCCCAGGCTCAACTGCCACGAGACACCGAAGCGGTCCTGCACCCAGCCGTAGCGGTTGCTGAAATCGTAGTCACCCACCGGCATCAACCAATGGCCGCCCTCACCCAGCACGCGTGCGGCACGCTCGAACTGCTCGGCGCCGGAGCACTCCACGAACAGCGAGATCGACGGTGAGAAGGTGAAATCGTGCACGTCCAGGCTGTCGAAGCACAGGTAGTGGGTTCCACCGAGCAGGAAGATGGCCTGGCGGACCTGCCCGGGCACGCCGGCACCGGCGCCGTCCGGATGGCGCTGCATTGCCAGCAGGCGGAAATCGGCGAAGGCCTCGGCATACAGAGCCAGGGCCGCTTCGGCCTGGCCGGTGAACATCAGGAAGGGGCGGCTGCGCAGCATGCGGTACTCCTGGTCGACGGGCCGCGGACGGCCCACACGATCAGGATGGCACGGCGGATGTGCAGCCCCCGTGGTAGTGCCGGCCGCTGGCCGGCATCTTCAGTCACGCCTCGCGCATGCGCCGGGCGATGGCGCTGCTGGCGGCGATCGTGGCAGTCAGTGCCACCATCGACAGGAACTGCAGGCGGGTGTGCGACTCGCTCAGCAGCAGGCCGAAGATCAGTGCCAGGATCGCCAGCGCGCAGCAGGTCAGCCACGGGAAGCCGGCCATGCGGAACGGCAGGCGGGTACCCAGGCGATCCGCGCGGCGACGCAGCACCAGCTGCGACACCAGCGACAGCGTCCACACCAGCAGGCAGGTGGAACCGACGATGTTCAGCAGCACCGGCAGCACCCGGTCCGGGAACAGCAGCTCCATCACCGTGGCGGCGAAACCGAACAGCACGCTGGCCAGCACGGCGATCACCGGCACCTGGCGCGGATCGGTCCAGCCCAACACGGCCGGCGCTTCGCGGCGCTGCGCCAGCGAATACATCATGCGCGAGGCGCCGTAGAGGTTGGCATTGAGCGCCGACAGCAGCGCGATCACGGCGATCAGGGTGATGGCCGTACCCGCGCCCGGGATGCGGGCAATATCCAGCACCGCAGCGAACGGCGACTTCAGCGCCTCGCTGGTCCACGGCACCACGGCGATGATCACGCTCAGCGAGCCGATGTAGAACACCAGGATGCGCCAGGCCACGGTGCGGATGGCACGGGCAATGCTGCGCTCGGGATCTTCGGTTTCGGCCGCAGCGACGGCTACGATCTCGGTGCCGCCAAAGGCAAAAACGACAACCAGCAGCGCCGCGCCGATGCCGGCCAGCCCCTTCGGCGCGAAGCCGCCATGCTCGGTGAAGTTGCTCAAGCCCGGCGAGGTCACCTGCGGCAGCCAGCCCATCAGCAGCGCCACACCGATGGCGATGAAGGCCAGGATCGCCGCCACCTTGAGGATGGCGAACCAGAATTCGAACTCGCCGAAGTTCTTCACCCCGAGCAGATTGATCGCGGTGAAGAACAGCATGAAGGCCAGCGCCGCCATCGGTACCGGTATCGCCGGCCAGACCGTGGCAAGAAGCCCGGCCGCGCCGACGGCTTCGGCGGCGATCACGATCACCAGCTGCACCCACCACAGCCAGCCCACGGTGGCGCCGGCGGTAGCTCCCATGGCATCAGCGGCGTAGACCGAGAACGCGCCACTGGTCGGCTTGGCCGCCGCCATCTCGCCCAGTGCGTTCATCACGATGACCACCAGCGCACCAGCGACCAGATACGACACCAGAACCGCCGGGCCGGCCGCCTGTACACCCACGCCCGAGCCGAGGAACAGGCCGGCGCCGATGGCGCTGCCCAGACCCATCATGATCAGCTGGCGGGGCTTGAGCGAATGTCCGAGGCGGGACGGCGAAGCGGTCGGAATCGAGTTGGGCATCGGCGGGGCTGGCGGCGGGCTACAGGGGCGACACCTTACCCTGTCCCGTGCCCACGGGGATAGGCACAGCGCAGCAGGCGGCTCAGGCCAGCGCCGGCTCGCCGACGTTGCCACCAATACGGGCCCGGTAGGCGCGCGGCGAGAAACCGGTTTCAGCCTTGAACTTGCGGGTAAAGGCGCTCTGGTCGCTGAAACCGCAGGCCTGGCCGATGCAGGCGATGCTGTCGTCACCGTGCAGCAGGTGCATGGCCATCTGGATCCGCAGCCGGGTCAGCACCTGCTGCGGGGTCATCTGGAACACCTTGCGGAAGCTGCGCTCCAGCTTCGACAGCGAGAAGCCGGTGATGTCCAGCAGGGTCTGCATGCGCACGTTCTCGGCGTAGTGCGCATTGAGGTGGGCCAGGGCCAGCCGCAGCTGCTCGTATTGGGTGCCCAGGCTGTCCTTCTGGCCGAGGTCGCGGGATATGCCGATCAGGCCCTCGATGGCCCCATCGACCACCAGCGGGCGCTTGCAGGTCAGGCACCAGCCCGGTTCACGGTTGGCGAACAGGTGGAGCTCCATCAGGTTCTCGATCACCTCACCGGACAGCACGCGGGCGTCCTGGTCGACGTAGTCCGCACTGAGGCCGGTCGGGTAGATCTCGGCCGCGGTACGTCCGATCACGTCCTTGCGCGCGCGCAGACCCAGCCGCCGCAGCATGGTCTGGTTGACGTGGGTGTAACGCCCCTGAAGGTCCTTGATGAAGAACAGCACATCCGGGATGGCGTCGAACAGGGCTTCGATGTCGGCGGGCTCGACTCGCATGCCACAAGCATAGCCGAGGCCCCTTGCCGGTGCGATCACCCTTGCGGGACTTGCGCTTAACGCCGCTAGGCCCACCGTGGGGGCCAGCCCCCACCGGAGAACAGGCCATGCCCCGCGGTGACAAGTCCGCCTATACCGAAAAGCAGAAGCGCCAGGCCGAGCACATCGAAGAGAGCGAGCGCGAGCGCGGTGCCAGCGAAAGCACCGCAGAGCGCATCGCCTGGGCCACTGTGAACAAGCAGGACGGCGGCGGCAAGCGCAGTGGCAGTGGGCGCGAGGTGGCGAAGAAGGTCACCACCAGGAAGGTGGCTGCCAAGAAGACTGCTACGAAGAAGGCGCCGGCCCGCAAGACGGCCACGAAGAAGGCAACAAAGAAGACGGTGGCGAAGAAGGCCACCACCCCT includes the following:
- a CDS encoding VOC family protein, producing the protein MLRSRPFLMFTGQAEAALALYAEAFADFRLLAMQRHPDGAGAGVPGQVRQAIFLLGGTHYLCFDSLDVHDFTFSPSISLFVECSGAEQFERAARVLGEGGHWLMPVGDYDFSNRYGWVQDRFGVSWQLSLGQMPDP
- a CDS encoding amino acid permease translates to MPNSIPTASPSRLGHSLKPRQLIMMGLGSAIGAGLFLGSGVGVQAAGPAVLVSYLVAGALVVIVMNALGEMAAAKPTSGAFSVYAADAMGATAGATVGWLWWVQLVIVIAAEAVGAAGLLATVWPAIPVPMAALAFMLFFTAINLLGVKNFGEFEFWFAILKVAAILAFIAIGVALLMGWLPQVTSPGLSNFTEHGGFAPKGLAGIGAALLVVVFAFGGTEIVAVAAAETEDPERSIARAIRTVAWRILVFYIGSLSVIIAVVPWTSEALKSPFAAVLDIARIPGAGTAITLIAVIALLSALNANLYGASRMMYSLAQRREAPAVLGWTDPRQVPVIAVLASVLFGFAATVMELLFPDRVLPVLLNIVGSTCLLVWTLSLVSQLVLRRRADRLGTRLPFRMAGFPWLTCCALAILALIFGLLLSESHTRLQFLSMVALTATIAASSAIARRMREA
- a CDS encoding AraC family transcriptional regulator — translated: MRVEPADIEALFDAIPDVLFFIKDLQGRYTHVNQTMLRRLGLRARKDVIGRTAAEIYPTGLSADYVDQDARVLSGEVIENLMELHLFANREPGWCLTCKRPLVVDGAIEGLIGISRDLGQKDSLGTQYEQLRLALAHLNAHYAENVRMQTLLDITGFSLSKLERSFRKVFQMTPQQVLTRLRIQMAMHLLHGDDSIACIGQACGFSDQSAFTRKFKAETGFSPRAYRARIGGNVGEPALA